The proteins below are encoded in one region of Thermothelomyces thermophilus ATCC 42464 chromosome 1, complete sequence:
- a CDS encoding Six-hairpin glycosidase-like protein, with protein MHHLPWYAFVVPLLVPAAAQGFNGGQQRLTDTGDKEACPNYANYATFPHPPLSEGPLKLPFQRPNPDCRTFQSDAIEQVINDITSRMKDPDLARLFENAFPSTTDTTVKFHTDGKDEKIKQKLRRRREENAWVDDGEWEGPQSFIITGDILAEWLRDSANQLKPYQALAKKDPAIFNLILGAINTQSEYVIQSPYCNAFQPPPISGLPVSYNGQDDAVHPIYEPSFVFECKYELDSLAHFLALGNEFHRHTGSRAFLNSRWYKAVNTILSVLSAQSESTFDPETGSYQHNMYTFQRNTNTGTETLSLKGIGNPLNNGTGLVRSAFRPSDDATIFGFFIPANAQMAVELGRTAAILRGSAADAKLAETLEDWSKRITEGIWEHGVVSHRKYGDVFAYEVDGYGSALLMDDANYPSLLALPLMGFVSADDPVYRNTRRMLLEKTGNPYFLTGKEFRGIGGPHIGLSNAWPMSLLVQAQTSNDDEEIMGCLQLVLESSKLGLIHESVNVNLAQSYTRSWFAWANGVFAETILNLAKRKPHLIFEDARLFEL; from the exons ATGCATCATCTCCCGTGGTACGCGTTTGTCGTGCCGCTGCTGGTGCCCGCGGCCGCTCAAGGCTTCAACGGTGGCCAACAACGATTGACGGACACGGGCGACAAGGAAGCTTGTCCCAACTACGCCAACTATGCTACATTTCCTCA CCCCCCTCTGAGCGAAGGGCCCCTCAAACTTCCCTTCCAGCGGCCGAATCCCGACTGCAGGACCTTCCAGTCAGACGCTATCGAGCAGGTCATCAACGACATCACCTCGCGGATGAAGGACCCCGATCTCGCCAGGCTGTTCGAAAATGCATTCCCCTCTACTACCGATACGACGGTTAAGTTCCACACGGACGggaaagacgagaagatcaAACAGAAGCTGCGCCGCCGGAGGGAAGAGAACGCTTGGGTGGACGATGGCGAGTGGGAAGGGCCCCAGTCCTTCATCATCACCGGAGATATTCTGGCTGAGTGGCTCCGGGACAGCGCCAACCAGCTGAAGCCATACCAGGCCCTGGCAAAGAAGGACCCGGCCATATTCAACCTGATCCTGGGCGCCATCAACACGCAAAGCGAATACGTGATCCAGTCGCCCTACTGCAACGCGTTCCAGCCGCCCCCCATCTCGGGGCTGCCGGTGAGCTACAACGGTCAGGACGACGCCGTCCATCCCATCTACGAGCCCAGCTTCGTCTTCGAATGCAAGTACGAGCTCGACTCGCTCGCCCACTTTCTCGCCCTGGGCAACGAGTTCCACCGCCACACGGGCAGCCGGGCCTTTCTCAACTCCCGCTGGTACAAGGCCGTCAACACTATCCTCTCGGTTCTCAGCGCCCAGAGCGAGAGCACTTTTGACCCGGAGACGGGTAGCTACCAGCACAACATGTACACCTTCCAGCGGAACACCAACACGGGCACCGAAACCCTCAGCCTCAAGGGCATCGGCAACCCGCTGAACAACGGCACCGGCCTGGTCCGCTCGGCCTTCCGCCCCAGCGACGACGCGACCATCTTCGGCTTCTTCATACCGGCCAACGCGCAGATGGCCGTCGAGCTGGGGCGCACGGCCGCCATCCTCCGAGGCTCGGCCGCCGACGCGAAGCTGGCCGAGACGCTCGAGGACTGGAGCAAGCGCATCACGGAGGGCATCTGGGAGCACGGCGTTGTCAGCCACCGCAAGTACGGCGACGTGTTCGCGTACGAGGTCGACGGCTACGGCAGCGCCCTGCTCATGGACGACGCCAACTACCCGAGCCTGCTGGCCCTGCCGCTGATGGGGTTCGTGAGCGCCGACGACCCGGTCTACCGGAACACGAGGCGCATGCTGCTGGAGAAGACGGGGAACCCGTACTTCTTGACAGGGAAGGAGTTTCGCGGTATTGGCG GGCCCCATATTGGCCTGTCAAACGCGTGGCCCATGAGCCTTCTCGTGCAGGCGCAGACGTCGAACGACGATGAAGAGATCATGGGATGCCTGCAGCTGGTGCTCGAGTCGAGCAAGCTGGGGTTGATTCATGAGAGCGTCAACGTGAACTTAGCTCAGTCGTACACAC GGAGCTGGTTTGCCTGGGCGAACGGAGTGTTTGCCGAGACCATATTGAATTTGGCCAAGCGAAAACCTCACCTAATATTTGAGGATGCGAGATTGTTTGAGTTATAG